In one window of Spartinivicinus poritis DNA:
- a CDS encoding transporter substrate-binding domain-containing protein — protein sequence MKKIILILLIVLTALSIAGGVYWFFFRADIAPQKKIIILSDPMPPWQFADGPDNKVNGINVEIASTIFKKLNIPVEFQGLRWQQVWERIEQGQAEAAMSVSRKDARKPYLWYPEEDLWLSEYVFFANKGTKKNVAGTYQDAHQRFNRIGILKGFSYNSELWKLFPYKNGNTSYDKNAKQKDYNERLIIMTTPKRCMKKLALRQLDACLMDKSVGLYVVKQIGVKDKIEPYKAVLFSKGYPMPFIKKSNYPDLKNIANQFEKELKALKASGEYDKIVNRWLH from the coding sequence ATGAAGAAAATAATCCTAATATTATTAATTGTACTAACCGCTTTATCAATTGCTGGCGGAGTCTATTGGTTTTTCTTTAGAGCCGACATAGCCCCCCAAAAGAAAATCATAATCTTGTCAGATCCTATGCCACCTTGGCAATTCGCTGATGGACCAGACAATAAAGTAAATGGAATTAATGTTGAAATTGCTTCCACTATTTTTAAAAAGCTTAATATACCCGTCGAGTTTCAAGGATTAAGGTGGCAACAAGTCTGGGAAAGAATAGAGCAAGGTCAGGCTGAAGCAGCAATGTCAGTCTCAAGAAAAGATGCCAGAAAACCCTACTTATGGTATCCGGAAGAAGACTTATGGCTTAGTGAGTATGTCTTTTTTGCCAATAAGGGAACGAAAAAGAATGTCGCAGGTACTTACCAAGATGCCCATCAACGATTTAACCGTATCGGGATACTGAAAGGCTTTTCTTATAACAGTGAACTATGGAAACTATTTCCATATAAAAATGGCAACACCTCATATGATAAAAATGCTAAGCAAAAGGACTATAATGAAAGACTTATCATCATGACCACACCTAAAAGATGCATGAAAAAGCTTGCCCTTCGACAGCTAGATGCCTGTTTAATGGATAAATCGGTTGGTTTATATGTAGTCAAGCAGATTGGTGTAAAGGATAAAATAGAGCCATATAAAGCCGTACTATTTTCAAAAGGCTACCCTATGCCTTTTATTAAAAAATCAAACTACCCTGATTTAAAAAATATTGCTAATCAATTTGAAAAAGAGTTGAAAGCATTAAAAGCTAGTGGTGAATACGATAAAATCGTTAATCGCTGGCTTCATTAA